One Papaver somniferum cultivar HN1 chromosome 10, ASM357369v1, whole genome shotgun sequence genomic window carries:
- the LOC113316326 gene encoding uncharacterized protein LOC113316326: protein MYKEATGRQENKKLVVVMLEAGQSPLSENLLRLPCPRKCSLPTLTYPFTGVGDAIEHLKTYRMTLTQWDHYDVVLCKLFPSSLRDEALLWYNNLPKGSVKSFAHLSELFLETYIHNSRILPEVDALFQISRGPNESLRSLVTRWIKLCAEIGKVPENYAILGFKNSLRKTDPLFVRMYEAMPKNLGKLREVQEDYIALEELQDGTYEKMAKGTSRGENVVEPQNHPVPAQGAGRSNNGSTQFDKHRTGGWKG, encoded by the coding sequence ATGTACAAAGAGGCCACCGGGAGACAGGAAAACAAGAAATTAGTGGTAGTCATGCTAGAGGCAGGACAATCACCCTTATCTGAAAATCTACTAAGATTGCCATGTCCAAGGAAATGCTCTTTACCGACGCTCACGTACCCATTTACAGGAGTAGGAGATGCAATTGAGCACCTTAAAACCTATCGCATGACACTGACCCAATGGGACCATTATGATGTGGTGTTATGTAAATTATTTCCTTCCAGTCTAAGGGATGAAGCCCTACTATGGTACAATAATCTGCCTAAAGGCTCAGTCAAATCGTTTGCTCACCTATCTGAGCTGTTCTTAGAAACATACATTCACAACAGTCGAATCCTACCCGAAGTTGATGCACTGTTCCAAATTTCGAGAGGACCAAACGAGTCACTCCGTTCCCTGGTAACACGATGGATAAAGTTATGTGCTGAGATTGGAAAGGTCCCTGAGAACTATGCGATCTTGGGTTTTAAAAACAGTCTTAGAAAGACAGACCCTCTCTTTGTCCGCATGTATGAGGCCATGCCAAAAAATCTGGGTAAACTAAGAGAAGTCCAAGAGGACTACATAGCCTTGGAAGAACTCCAGGACGGAACCTATGAAAAAATGGCAAAAGGAACTAGCAGAGGAGAAAATGTGGTAGAGCCACAGAACCATCCAGTGCCAGCCCAAGGAGCAGGGCGATCCAACAATGGATCAACCCAGTTTGATAAACATCGGACTGGAGGATGGAAAGGTTGA